One region of Streptomyces sp. CG4 genomic DNA includes:
- the upp gene encoding uracil phosphoribosyltransferase, with the protein MRLHVVDHPLVAHKLTTLRDQRTDSPTFRRLADELVTLLAYEATRDVRTEAVDIQTPVAGTTGVKLARPRPLVVPILRAGLGMLDGMVRLLPTAEVGFLGMIRNEETLQASTYASRMPEDLSGRQVYVLDPMLATGGTLVAAIQELIKRGADDVTAVVLLAAPEGVELMERELAGTPVTVVTAAVDDRLNEHGYIVPGLGDAGDRLYGAAE; encoded by the coding sequence ATGCGTCTCCACGTCGTCGACCACCCCCTGGTCGCCCACAAGCTCACCACGCTGCGCGACCAGCGCACCGACTCCCCGACTTTCCGCCGACTGGCCGACGAACTGGTCACCCTGCTCGCCTACGAGGCCACGCGGGACGTGCGCACCGAGGCGGTCGACATCCAGACCCCCGTCGCCGGGACGACCGGGGTCAAGCTCGCCCGTCCGCGCCCGCTGGTCGTGCCGATCCTGCGGGCCGGTCTCGGCATGCTGGACGGCATGGTCCGGCTGCTGCCGACCGCCGAGGTCGGCTTCCTGGGCATGATCCGCAACGAGGAGACGCTGCAGGCCTCCACGTACGCCTCGCGCATGCCGGAGGACCTCTCGGGCCGCCAGGTGTACGTGCTGGACCCGATGCTGGCCACGGGGGGCACGCTGGTCGCGGCGATCCAGGAGCTGATCAAGCGCGGGGCCGATGACGTGACCGCGGTGGTGCTCCTGGCCGCGCCCGAGGGCGTCGAGCTCATGGAGCGGGAGCTGGCGGGGACGCCGGTGACGGTGGTGACCGCGGCGGTGGACGACCGCCTCAACGAGCACGGGTACATCGTGCCGGGGCTGGGCGACGCGGGAGATCGCCTCTACGGGGCGGCTGAGTAG
- a CDS encoding HdeD family acid-resistance protein: MTEAPNSGPDWGREYDDRKVHATPPPGERHEPEPPFEGPLHALSKAAWQVVLVTGIASLILGVLVLVWPGASLLAAGVLFGLYLVISGIFQLASAFGTHMATSLRVLAFISGALSILLGLFCFRGPMQSILLLALWIGIGWLIRGITQTLAALHDSRMPGRGWQIFLGVITFIAGIVLIDSPFRSVAVLTLVAGIWLVVVGITEIVTAFSIRSRARAVPRTV, encoded by the coding sequence ATGACCGAGGCACCGAACAGCGGTCCGGACTGGGGCCGCGAGTACGACGACCGGAAGGTCCACGCGACACCGCCGCCGGGTGAACGGCACGAGCCCGAGCCGCCGTTCGAGGGCCCGCTGCACGCCCTGTCCAAGGCCGCCTGGCAGGTGGTCCTGGTCACCGGGATCGCCTCGCTGATCCTCGGCGTCCTGGTGCTCGTCTGGCCGGGCGCCTCCCTGCTCGCCGCCGGTGTCCTCTTCGGCCTCTACCTCGTCATCAGCGGCATCTTCCAGCTGGCCTCCGCCTTCGGTACCCACATGGCGACCTCGCTGCGCGTACTGGCCTTCATCAGCGGCGCCCTGTCGATCCTGCTCGGACTGTTCTGCTTCCGCGGGCCCATGCAGTCGATCCTGCTGCTCGCGCTGTGGATCGGCATCGGCTGGCTGATCCGCGGGATCACCCAGACCCTGGCCGCCCTGCACGACTCCCGGATGCCCGGCCGCGGCTGGCAGATCTTCCTCGGGGTCATCACGTTCATCGCCGGCATCGTGCTCATCGACTCGCCGTTCCGGTCCGTCGCCGTGCTGACCCTCGTCGCCGGCATCTGGCTGGTCGTCGTGGGCATCACCGAGATCGTCACCGCGTTCAGCATCCGCAGCCGGGCCAGGGCAGTCCCGCGGACCGTGTGA
- the tadA gene encoding tRNA adenosine(34) deaminase TadA, producing MRLALGEAERAVQGGDVPVGAVVLSPDGTTVLAAGHNEREATGDPTAHAEVLAIRRAAALLGEWRLSGCTLVVTLEPCTMCAGAIVQSRIDRVVYGARDEKAGAAGSLWDVIRDRRLNHRPEVVEGVLAAECARVLTDFFRDR from the coding sequence ATGCGGCTCGCCCTGGGCGAGGCCGAACGGGCCGTCCAGGGCGGGGACGTCCCCGTCGGCGCCGTCGTACTGTCCCCGGACGGTACGACGGTGCTCGCCGCCGGGCACAACGAACGCGAGGCCACCGGAGATCCCACGGCCCACGCGGAGGTCCTCGCGATCCGGCGGGCCGCGGCGCTGCTCGGGGAGTGGCGGCTGTCCGGCTGCACGCTCGTGGTCACCCTGGAGCCGTGCACGATGTGCGCGGGCGCCATCGTCCAGTCCCGCATCGACCGGGTCGTCTACGGCGCCCGGGACGAGAAGGCCGGCGCGGCGGGCTCGCTGTGGGACGTGATCCGCGACCGACGGCTCAATCACCGTCCGGAGGTCGTCGAGGGCGTACTCGCGGCGGAGTGCGCCCGGGTCCTCACCGATTTCTTCCGGGACCGGTGA
- a CDS encoding Dabb family protein codes for MIRHLVLFRLNEGVERDDPRVVAGVEAFRALGGQIEELRFWECGWNVSDRPIAYDFAINSAVEDTDALKRYLEHPAHQAGVALWREFATWVIADYEF; via the coding sequence ATGATCCGCCATCTGGTCCTCTTCAGGCTCAACGAGGGCGTCGAGCGCGACGATCCGCGGGTCGTGGCCGGGGTGGAGGCCTTCCGGGCCCTCGGCGGCCAGATCGAGGAGCTGCGCTTCTGGGAGTGCGGCTGGAACGTCAGCGACCGGCCGATCGCCTACGACTTCGCGATCAACTCGGCGGTCGAGGACACCGACGCCCTCAAGCGCTATCTGGAGCATCCGGCCCATCAGGCGGGGGTCGCGCTGTGGCGCGAGTTCGCCACGTGGGTGATCGCGGACTACGAGTTCTGA
- a CDS encoding RNA polymerase sigma factor SigF, protein MTVSASTAPPQEEASAPVPTPAPTPAPPAPEKRRGADTRALTQVLFAELKDLTPGTAEHHRVRGALIEANLPLVRYAAARFRSRNEPMEDVVQVGTIGLINAIDRFDPDRGVQFPTFAMPTVVGEIKRYFRDNVRTVHVPRRLHELWVQVNSATEDLTTLYGRSPSTAEIAERLRISEDEVLSCIEAGRSYHATSLEAAQEGDGLPGLLDRIGYEDPALDGVEHRDLIRHLLVQLPEREQRILLLRYYSNLTQSQISAELGVSQMHVSRLLARSFQRLRSANRIDA, encoded by the coding sequence TTGACCGTGTCGGCCAGTACTGCGCCGCCCCAGGAAGAGGCATCCGCTCCCGTCCCCACGCCCGCCCCCACGCCCGCTCCCCCAGCCCCCGAGAAGCGGCGCGGTGCCGACACCCGAGCCCTCACCCAGGTGCTCTTCGCCGAGCTGAAGGACCTGACGCCGGGCACTGCGGAGCACCACCGGGTGCGCGGAGCGCTGATCGAGGCGAACCTCCCGCTCGTGCGCTACGCGGCCGCCCGCTTCCGCTCCCGCAACGAGCCGATGGAGGACGTCGTCCAGGTCGGCACCATCGGCCTGATCAACGCCATCGACCGGTTCGACCCGGACCGGGGCGTGCAGTTCCCGACCTTCGCGATGCCGACCGTGGTCGGTGAGATCAAACGGTACTTCCGGGACAACGTCCGCACCGTCCACGTACCGCGCCGGCTGCACGAGCTGTGGGTGCAGGTCAACAGCGCGACCGAAGACCTGACCACGCTCTACGGCCGCTCCCCGTCCACCGCCGAGATCGCCGAGCGGCTCCGGATCAGCGAGGACGAGGTGCTGAGCTGTATCGAGGCGGGACGGTCGTACCACGCCACCTCGCTGGAGGCCGCGCAGGAGGGCGACGGACTGCCCGGCCTGCTGGACCGCATCGGCTACGAGGACCCGGCCCTGGACGGCGTGGAACACCGCGACCTGATCCGGCATCTGCTCGTCCAACTCCCCGAGCGCGAACAGAGAATCCTTCTCCTGCGCTACTACAGCAATCTCACCCAGTCACAGATCAGTGCCGAACTCGGCGTCTCCCAGATGCATGTCTCCCGGCTCCTCGCCCGCAGCTTCCAGCGGCTGCGCTCCGCGAATCGCATCGACGCATAG
- a CDS encoding HhH-GPD-type base excision DNA repair protein translates to MDVTLHLAQDPEADALLGRSPLAALVGMLLDQQVPMEWAFKGPRTIADRLGADAAGDLDAHDIAAMDPEAFAALLSEKPAVHRYPGSMAKRIQQLCQYLVQHYDGDTEAVWRGVGSGAELLKRLEDLPGFGKQKAQIFLALLGKQLGVTPQGWREAAGAYGEPRSFRSVADITGPESLAKVRAHKQEMKAKASGKSGR, encoded by the coding sequence ATGGACGTCACCCTGCACCTCGCCCAGGACCCCGAAGCCGACGCGCTGCTCGGGCGCTCGCCGCTCGCCGCGCTGGTGGGCATGCTGCTCGACCAGCAGGTCCCGATGGAGTGGGCGTTCAAGGGGCCCCGGACCATCGCCGACCGGCTCGGCGCGGACGCCGCCGGGGACCTCGACGCGCACGACATCGCCGCGATGGACCCGGAGGCCTTCGCCGCGCTGCTCTCCGAGAAGCCGGCCGTGCACCGCTACCCGGGTTCCATGGCCAAGCGGATCCAGCAGCTGTGCCAGTACCTCGTGCAGCACTACGACGGGGACACCGAGGCGGTCTGGCGGGGCGTGGGCAGCGGCGCCGAACTGCTCAAGCGGCTGGAGGACCTGCCCGGGTTCGGCAAGCAGAAGGCACAGATCTTCCTCGCGCTGCTCGGCAAGCAGCTCGGGGTCACACCCCAGGGCTGGCGCGAGGCCGCGGGCGCCTACGGCGAGCCGCGGTCCTTCCGCTCCGTCGCCGACATCACCGGGCCCGAGTCACTGGCCAAGGTGCGGGCGCACAAGCAGGAGATGAAGGCGAAGGCCTCCGGCAAGTCGGGCCGATAG
- a CDS encoding type II toxin-antitoxin system VapB family antitoxin — MIFKRIGNGRPYPDHGRESTRQWADVAPRPVRLDQLVTTKGQLDLETLLAEDSTFYGDLFAHVVKWQGDLYLEDGLHRAVRAALQQRQVLHARVLELD; from the coding sequence GTGATCTTCAAGCGCATCGGAAACGGCCGGCCGTACCCCGACCACGGCCGGGAAAGCACCCGGCAGTGGGCGGACGTCGCGCCGCGCCCGGTCCGCCTCGATCAGCTCGTGACGACCAAGGGGCAGCTCGACCTGGAGACCCTGCTGGCCGAGGACTCGACGTTCTACGGCGACCTCTTCGCGCACGTCGTGAAGTGGCAGGGCGACCTCTATCTGGAGGACGGGCTGCACCGCGCGGTCCGCGCCGCCCTCCAGCAGCGCCAGGTGCTGCACGCACGCGTGCTCGAACTCGACTGA
- a CDS encoding LytR C-terminal domain-containing protein, producing MSMLTPPGMGGQYRITGDKYPRMRPPRRRGRLVAAVVAGICALGLIGWGTLQLIDVFAGGTKKSTAAGTKEDCRTKAAAAARGTALPKPGEITVNVYNATGRTGLAKDTADALKKRGFKIGDVGNASKDFDKKVKNAGVLLGPPSAQNTSLAVLGTQLAGAQQRTDATRKGADLDLILGDTFKGLSQPAAADQALANLNAPAPTPAPPAKKGC from the coding sequence ATGAGCATGCTGACTCCCCCCGGCATGGGCGGCCAGTACCGGATCACGGGGGACAAATACCCTCGGATGCGTCCGCCGCGCCGACGCGGCAGGCTCGTGGCCGCCGTGGTGGCGGGCATCTGCGCGCTCGGCCTGATCGGCTGGGGCACCCTGCAGCTCATCGACGTCTTCGCCGGCGGCACCAAGAAGTCGACGGCCGCCGGCACCAAGGAGGACTGCCGGACCAAGGCCGCGGCGGCGGCCCGGGGCACGGCCCTGCCCAAGCCGGGCGAGATCACCGTGAACGTCTACAACGCCACCGGTCGCACCGGCCTCGCCAAGGACACCGCGGACGCGCTCAAGAAGCGTGGCTTCAAGATCGGCGACGTGGGCAACGCGAGCAAGGACTTCGACAAGAAGGTGAAGAACGCCGGGGTCCTGCTCGGCCCGCCCTCCGCCCAGAACACCTCACTGGCGGTCCTGGGCACCCAGCTGGCCGGCGCCCAGCAGCGCACCGACGCCACCCGCAAGGGCGCCGACCTCGACCTCATCCTCGGCGACACCTTCAAGGGCCTGTCCCAGCCGGCAGCGGCCGACCAGGCCCTGGCCAACCTGAACGCGCCCGCACCGACACCGGCGCCGCCGGCGAAGAAGGGCTGCTGA